In Desulfobulbus oralis, one DNA window encodes the following:
- a CDS encoding toxin-activating lysine-acyltransferase, which translates to MAEKSPKEQDAASKQPEEAADRQEQNGQNDGLAEKLHEQAMELLRRLPAFGPVIMLYLQSAHRRFQFISDLEWLLIPPLMSRQCKLFMKKSYPFAYVSWAFLNEEAENRLVLNGGKLRPQDWKCGERLWLMDIVAPFGGADRVLADIQQNEFPGRTIRLLVPDPETGGVSKRELPPRPMPQETFQGPDAGNA; encoded by the coding sequence ATGGCGGAAAAATCCCCCAAAGAGCAGGACGCGGCCAGCAAACAGCCGGAAGAAGCCGCGGACAGGCAGGAACAGAACGGCCAGAACGACGGTCTCGCGGAAAAACTGCACGAGCAGGCCATGGAGCTGCTGCGCCGCCTGCCCGCCTTTGGCCCGGTCATCATGCTGTATCTGCAGTCGGCCCATCGCCGTTTTCAGTTTATCAGCGACCTGGAATGGCTGCTCATTCCGCCGCTGATGAGCAGGCAGTGCAAGCTCTTCATGAAAAAGTCCTACCCCTTCGCCTATGTCAGTTGGGCCTTTCTCAACGAAGAGGCGGAAAACAGGCTGGTTCTGAACGGGGGCAAACTCCGGCCGCAGGACTGGAAATGCGGCGAGCGTCTGTGGCTGATGGATATTGTCGCGCCATTCGGCGGGGCGGACAGGGTGCTGGCCGACATTCAGCAGAACGAGTTCCCCGGCAGAACGATCCGCCTCCTGGTGCCCGACCCGGAGACGGGCGGGGTCAGCAAACGCGAGCTGCCGCCCCGGCCCATGCCGCAGGAAACCTTTCAGGGTCCAGACGCAGGTAACGCATGA
- a CDS encoding TolC family protein, which produces MKAMNPSTKSPFCRIRPPCLYGCCLLLCLCLGFPAASQAALSYQDALARALDQEARHQAEEHEARATRADGWRSIAGMGPTLTAHLQPSFNEDRLQRDAVPALEYAGDDRSSSYHDTEIGITLRQPLLDFERLHTARYGSRQIDLADQMRRRSSEELSVRVAELYYAVLAARDSLAVREAEEKTLKQQVEAARSRQALGYGTAIDVHDAEARQALARAATIAGRDELNNARLALQEVLHQEELEDLAPSPALAELPRRERNLAFWQQQARERNTDLQMKDRQAEMARLERQAAWSRFAPRLHAVASYTYSKPSDSLYYGAEEESEGYIGLRLEMDLLNGGADTAASIAAGQRFEAAQARLEESRRAVARSVQSMWDSLGSTYALAEAYEGAAQANRQAMMATEAGYREGVKVLLDVLDAQQKYYSALNQAQNVRNNYMILYYKFVALTGQSELPLQEGPGAAKVRAREQ; this is translated from the coding sequence ATGAAAGCCATGAACCCTTCCACGAAATCCCCCTTCTGCCGGATCAGGCCGCCCTGTCTGTACGGCTGCTGTCTGCTGCTCTGCCTCTGCCTGGGTTTTCCCGCCGCCTCCCAGGCCGCGCTGAGCTACCAGGACGCCCTTGCCCGGGCGCTTGACCAGGAGGCGCGGCATCAGGCCGAAGAGCACGAGGCCCGGGCAACCCGGGCAGATGGCTGGCGCTCCATTGCCGGCATGGGCCCCACCCTGACCGCACACCTGCAACCCTCGTTCAATGAAGACCGCTTGCAGCGCGATGCGGTTCCGGCTCTGGAATACGCCGGCGACGACCGGAGCAGCTCCTACCATGACACCGAAATCGGGATCACGCTCAGGCAGCCCCTGCTCGATTTCGAACGGCTGCATACGGCCCGTTACGGGAGCCGGCAGATCGATCTGGCAGATCAGATGCGGCGCAGGTCCAGTGAAGAACTCTCTGTTCGTGTGGCGGAACTGTACTATGCCGTTTTGGCGGCAAGGGACAGTCTGGCTGTCCGCGAGGCCGAGGAAAAGACACTGAAACAGCAGGTCGAAGCCGCGCGCTCCCGGCAGGCTCTGGGTTACGGCACCGCCATCGACGTGCATGACGCGGAGGCCCGGCAGGCCCTGGCGCGGGCCGCGACAATCGCCGGCCGCGATGAACTGAACAACGCGCGCCTGGCGCTTCAGGAAGTGCTGCATCAGGAAGAGCTCGAAGATCTGGCCCCATCTCCCGCCCTTGCGGAACTGCCCCGCCGGGAACGGAATCTGGCCTTCTGGCAGCAGCAGGCGCGCGAGAGGAATACTGACCTGCAAATGAAAGACCGGCAGGCCGAAATGGCCCGGCTGGAACGGCAGGCCGCATGGTCCCGTTTCGCGCCGCGCCTGCATGCGGTGGCTTCCTACACCTACAGCAAGCCCAGCGACAGCCTGTATTACGGCGCAGAAGAAGAATCGGAAGGCTACATCGGCCTGCGCCTGGAGATGGATTTGCTGAACGGCGGTGCAGATACCGCCGCGTCGATAGCCGCAGGGCAACGCTTCGAGGCGGCGCAGGCGCGGCTGGAAGAAAGCAGGCGTGCGGTTGCCCGCTCGGTGCAATCCATGTGGGATTCCCTGGGCAGCACCTACGCCTTGGCCGAGGCCTACGAAGGGGCTGCCCAGGCAAACCGGCAGGCCATGATGGCCACAGAGGCCGGCTATCGGGAAGGAGTCAAGGTCCTGCTGGACGTGCTGGACGCCCAGCAAAAATACTACAGCGCGCTGAACCAGGCGCAGAATGTGCGAAACAACTACATGATTTTATACTATAAATTTGTCGCGCTCACCGGCCAAAGCGAGCTGCCTCTTCAGGAAGGGCCAGGCGCAGCCAAGGTTCGCGCGCGCGAACAATGA